The following proteins are co-located in the Paludibaculum fermentans genome:
- a CDS encoding glycosyltransferase family 4 protein: MNIRFANQFFWPDEAATSQILTDLVRAVDGRVSVVCAAGGYTPDGGARGLPPEGVDVVRVGTSRFGHGKLQKLASYAGFYAGAAWRILSGPRADVVITMTTPPLLGLIGWAAQRLRGSRHFLWEMDVYPDVATSLGLFRSGGAFDRMVGWFADGPRRRADGILVLGPCMTDRLAARGIPRALMFEADNWADGAEIRPMEFARDGRLKVFYSGNAGLAHDFDTFQRAVERMAGEQDDFPQRYRFRFSGGGPRMGALRNWAQGRFANVQFGGYAARGDLATAFGASDVGLVTQIPETCGTVVPSKTYGILAAGRPVLFVGPAAATPARIIAEHRVGWQVEPGDAASLAALLAWLQAHPEEVEASGRRARAVFERNYDLPIGVTRVLDYLGLPVKAEIRAEAERRKLISAVTEPEELV, from the coding sequence GTGAATATCCGATTTGCGAATCAGTTCTTCTGGCCGGATGAGGCAGCGACGAGCCAGATTCTGACGGATCTGGTGCGGGCCGTCGATGGCCGGGTCTCCGTCGTCTGCGCGGCCGGCGGCTACACACCCGATGGCGGAGCTCGAGGGTTGCCGCCGGAGGGTGTCGACGTGGTCCGTGTCGGCACCTCGCGGTTTGGCCACGGCAAGCTGCAGAAGCTGGCCAGCTATGCCGGGTTCTATGCCGGCGCCGCCTGGCGGATCCTGTCCGGTCCACGCGCCGATGTGGTGATCACGATGACGACGCCTCCGCTGCTGGGGCTCATCGGGTGGGCGGCCCAACGGCTGCGCGGTTCGCGGCACTTCCTCTGGGAGATGGACGTCTATCCTGACGTGGCGACCTCCCTCGGGTTGTTCCGGTCCGGCGGCGCGTTCGACCGCATGGTGGGCTGGTTCGCCGATGGCCCGCGGCGGCGGGCTGACGGAATCCTGGTGCTGGGCCCGTGCATGACGGACCGGCTGGCGGCGCGTGGGATTCCACGGGCGCTGATGTTTGAGGCGGACAACTGGGCCGACGGCGCGGAGATCCGGCCGATGGAGTTTGCGCGCGACGGCCGGCTGAAGGTGTTCTACTCCGGCAATGCCGGCCTGGCCCACGATTTCGACACCTTCCAGCGGGCGGTAGAGCGAATGGCCGGCGAGCAGGACGATTTCCCGCAGCGGTACCGCTTTCGCTTCAGCGGCGGCGGCCCGCGCATGGGCGCGCTGCGCAACTGGGCGCAAGGGCGATTCGCGAATGTGCAGTTCGGCGGCTATGCGGCGCGCGGCGACCTGGCCACTGCATTCGGCGCCAGCGATGTCGGGCTGGTGACGCAGATCCCGGAGACATGCGGGACGGTGGTGCCCAGCAAAACCTACGGAATTCTGGCGGCCGGCCGGCCTGTGCTCTTTGTGGGGCCCGCGGCGGCGACACCCGCGCGGATCATTGCCGAGCACCGTGTGGGCTGGCAGGTGGAGCCGGGCGATGCCGCGTCGCTGGCCGCGTTGCTGGCCTGGCTGCAGGCGCATCCCGAGGAAGTCGAAGCGTCGGGCCGGCGTGCCCGGGCGGTATTCGAGCGCAACTATGACCTGCCCATCGGCGTGACGCGAGTCCTGGACTACCTGGGGCTGCCCGTGAAGGCGGAAATCCGGGCCGAAGCGGAACGGCGAAAGTTGATCAGCGCCGTGACGGAGCCGGAAGAGCTCGTTTAG
- a CDS encoding O-methyltransferase, which yields MLNLRRRIFDEKGQCGVQSVRGVTDAGFALGTAISRVVCSHLLVRPWITSDAFRFLKKQVRPGMRVFEWGSGMSTLWYDQQGFEVHAVEDNAQWADIVRKKLRRGSLYHLSGQDYVQKIGAFEKDYFDIITVDGRHRLACYRQLLERRRPGLIAIIDNTDKDRHGGDLLEVDRDLDKLPDARVFRFPGYAAGSFFAQETSIVVFEK from the coding sequence ATGCTGAATCTGCGCAGGCGGATCTTTGACGAAAAAGGGCAGTGCGGAGTGCAGTCGGTGCGCGGTGTCACCGATGCCGGGTTCGCGCTGGGCACGGCGATCAGCCGGGTCGTCTGTTCGCACCTGCTGGTGCGGCCATGGATTACGAGCGATGCCTTCCGGTTCCTGAAGAAGCAGGTCCGGCCCGGGATGAGGGTGTTTGAATGGGGCAGCGGGATGTCCACCCTCTGGTATGACCAGCAGGGCTTCGAGGTGCACGCGGTCGAAGACAACGCGCAATGGGCGGACATCGTCAGGAAGAAGCTGCGGCGCGGTTCCCTCTATCATCTCTCCGGCCAGGATTACGTCCAGAAGATCGGGGCGTTCGAGAAGGACTACTTCGACATCATCACGGTCGACGGGCGTCACCGGCTGGCCTGCTACCGGCAACTGCTCGAGCGCCGGCGGCCGGGCTTGATCGCCATCATCGACAACACGGACAAGGACCGGCATGGCGGCGATCTGCTGGAGGTCGACCGCGATCTGGACAAGCTGCCGGACGCGAGAGTATTCCGCTTTCCCGGTTACGCCGCCGGATCGTTCTTTGCGCAGGAGACCAGCATCGTTGTGTTCGAGAAGTGA
- a CDS encoding GDP-mannose 4,6-dehydratase produces MRILITGGAGFIGSHVAERLLKEGQEVAILDDLNEYYDPRLKEQNLAIVQRSGNAAVYRGDIRDAALVGRAFEEFRPEAVVHLAARAGVRPSLEQAVLYTEVNCAGTVLLLEAAKRAGTRKFVLASSSSVYGVTERVPFQEDDPDLRPISPYAGTKLASEKLAYVYAHLYGMQLVCLRFFTVYGPRQRPDLAIRKFIQLVEEGGEIPIFGDGTMGRDYTYVSDTVDGIRAAVSLECSFEVFNLGNSSPVTLNEMVAEIEKATGKRAKLKRMEVPAGDVPITYADLRKSESMLGYRPKVRFGEGIRRTVEWYRQWKIESEDSAADIWALADQCGQSAASVPVRKGCPK; encoded by the coding sequence ATGCGAATTCTCATTACTGGTGGAGCGGGATTTATCGGGTCGCACGTCGCTGAACGCCTGCTGAAGGAAGGGCAGGAAGTGGCCATTCTGGATGACCTGAACGAATACTACGATCCCCGCCTCAAGGAACAAAACCTGGCGATCGTGCAGAGGAGTGGCAATGCGGCCGTGTACCGCGGGGATATCCGCGACGCGGCGCTGGTGGGACGGGCCTTTGAGGAGTTCCGGCCTGAAGCGGTGGTGCACCTGGCGGCGCGCGCCGGCGTGCGTCCCTCGCTGGAGCAGGCCGTGCTGTATACGGAAGTGAACTGCGCAGGGACGGTCCTGCTGCTGGAAGCCGCGAAGAGGGCGGGTACGCGGAAGTTCGTGCTGGCCTCGTCCAGTTCCGTGTATGGCGTGACAGAGCGCGTCCCGTTCCAGGAGGACGATCCGGACCTGCGGCCGATCTCGCCCTATGCGGGGACGAAGCTGGCGAGTGAAAAGCTGGCGTACGTCTACGCCCATCTTTATGGAATGCAGTTGGTGTGCCTGCGGTTCTTCACGGTGTACGGACCCAGGCAGCGTCCGGACCTGGCGATTCGCAAGTTCATCCAACTGGTGGAAGAGGGCGGGGAGATCCCGATCTTCGGCGACGGCACGATGGGCCGCGACTACACGTACGTCTCCGATACGGTGGACGGCATTCGCGCCGCGGTTTCACTGGAGTGCAGCTTCGAGGTTTTCAATCTCGGCAATTCCTCCCCGGTGACGTTGAACGAGATGGTGGCGGAGATCGAGAAGGCTACGGGCAAGCGGGCGAAGCTCAAGCGGATGGAGGTTCCGGCCGGTGACGTTCCGATCACCTACGCCGACCTGAGGAAATCGGAATCCATGTTGGGCTACCGGCCAAAGGTGCGTTTTGGCGAAGGGATCCGGCGCACGGTCGAGTGGTACCGGCAATGGAAGATCGAGTCGGAAGACAGTGCCGCGGACATTTGGGCGTTGGCGGACCAGTGCGGGCAGTCCGCCGCCAGCGTTCCGGTCCGCAAGGGCTGCCCGAAGTAG
- a CDS encoding glycosyltransferase family 2 protein, giving the protein MKMTWTEAVKSSAGSLAADKLPVTALIAVRNEEANLRRCLEALAPAAHVVVVDSNSTDGTARIAAAMGAEVVQFQYPGGYPKKRQWVLDQDRIQTPWVLLVDADEVMPPALWAEVRAAMNSAAPATAYLAKKEFHFLGRRFRFGGFSHSAVLLFRRGQARFEDLLSNPPKAQDMEVHERLIVQGAVGRFHTPLIHEDFKGLDAYSLKHAHYASWEAAVRHQYLQSGRWGHQAIAARATGNAQEFRRFVKSLVIRMPGEGAMWFLYHYVVRLGFLEGRRGLIASQLRANYIREARAKLYELQLRAGGAR; this is encoded by the coding sequence ATGAAGATGACCTGGACTGAAGCAGTGAAGAGCAGCGCGGGCTCGCTGGCGGCGGACAAGTTGCCGGTGACGGCGCTGATCGCCGTGCGCAACGAAGAGGCGAACCTGCGCCGCTGCCTGGAAGCGCTGGCGCCGGCGGCGCATGTCGTGGTGGTGGATTCGAACAGCACCGACGGCACCGCGAGGATTGCGGCCGCGATGGGCGCCGAGGTGGTGCAGTTTCAGTATCCGGGCGGTTATCCCAAGAAGCGGCAGTGGGTGCTGGATCAGGACAGGATCCAGACTCCGTGGGTGCTGCTGGTAGATGCGGATGAAGTGATGCCGCCGGCCCTGTGGGCCGAGGTTCGAGCGGCCATGAACTCCGCGGCGCCGGCCACGGCTTACCTCGCGAAGAAGGAGTTCCACTTCCTGGGGCGGCGCTTCCGGTTTGGCGGATTCTCCCACTCGGCGGTTCTGCTGTTCAGGCGAGGGCAGGCGCGTTTTGAGGATCTGCTCTCGAATCCGCCGAAGGCGCAGGACATGGAGGTGCACGAGCGGCTGATCGTGCAGGGCGCGGTGGGCCGGTTTCACACGCCCCTGATTCACGAGGATTTCAAGGGCTTGGATGCCTACTCGCTCAAGCACGCGCACTACGCCAGTTGGGAGGCGGCCGTGCGGCACCAGTATCTGCAGTCCGGCCGCTGGGGGCATCAGGCGATTGCGGCTCGGGCGACCGGCAACGCGCAGGAGTTCCGGCGGTTTGTGAAGTCGCTGGTGATCCGCATGCCGGGCGAAGGGGCCATGTGGTTCCTCTATCACTATGTGGTGCGGTTGGGTTTTCTGGAAGGCCGGCGCGGCCTGATCGCCAGCCAGTTGCGGGCGAACTACATCCGGGAAGCACGAGCGAAGTTGTATGAGCTGCAGTTGAGGGCCGGCGGCGCACGGTAG
- a CDS encoding LbetaH domain-containing protein, translating to MRSAAPQMERTAGKDPFPSPHGLRNKVMRAVWGVAWHLLVRPTPKILHGWRRFVLCCFGAKLGPGVHVYPTAKVWAPWLLEMGPHACLGPSVDCYNVGGIRIGAYATVSQYSYLCGATHDHTKSSMPLRPAAIEIGARAWVAADVFITAGIKVGEGAVVGARSSVYKDVPPWVVAAGNPARVIKARAYEDDLD from the coding sequence GTGCGCAGCGCTGCACCACAGATGGAGCGGACGGCGGGGAAGGATCCCTTTCCGAGTCCTCATGGCCTGCGGAACAAGGTGATGCGGGCGGTGTGGGGCGTCGCCTGGCACCTGCTGGTCCGGCCGACGCCGAAGATCCTGCATGGGTGGCGGCGTTTTGTGTTGTGCTGCTTCGGCGCGAAGCTGGGGCCGGGGGTGCACGTCTATCCCACCGCCAAAGTATGGGCGCCGTGGCTGCTGGAGATGGGCCCACATGCCTGCCTGGGGCCGTCGGTCGACTGCTACAACGTGGGCGGCATCCGCATCGGGGCATACGCCACCGTGTCGCAATACAGCTACCTGTGCGGAGCTACGCACGACCACACGAAATCATCGATGCCGTTGCGGCCGGCCGCGATTGAGATCGGGGCCCGTGCCTGGGTGGCGGCGGATGTCTTCATCACGGCGGGGATCAAGGTGGGCGAAGGCGCGGTGGTGGGGGCACGGTCGTCGGTCTACAAGGATGTGCCGCCGTGGGTGGTGGCGGCCGGGAATCCGGCGCGCGTGATCAAGGCGAGGGCGTATGAAGATGACCTGGACTGA
- a CDS encoding glycosyltransferase yields the protein MRRKIGVLTASISRNAGGLHHSVRRLTEYVHAAPEPWQTLVLATADEFSREDSSAWSTIPVATSDLKGPKSFGYSPGWEQRLEDWHPDLLHVHGIWMYPSVAALTWHRRTRRPYVISTHGMLDPWAVRNSGWKKQLVSLLYERKHLENATCLRALNLQEAAAMRSFGLKNPVCVIPNGVDAPEEGSPAEVEATAGARHGSGDRTCLFLGRLHAKKGLPGLLRMWGRERPAGWRLVVAGWDQNGHEAELRRLSESLGIADRVSFAGPTFGAAKAAAFRNADAFVLPSFSEGLPVAVLEAWSYGVPVAMTDECNLTEGFETGAAVRITTEGEGLKQLLEMSDESRSQMGARGRVLVEQRFTWQRVAREMVGVYEWILGRAPRPACVMDA from the coding sequence ATGCGCCGAAAAATTGGGGTACTGACTGCGTCGATTTCGAGGAACGCGGGGGGGCTGCACCACTCAGTGAGGCGGCTGACCGAGTATGTACATGCCGCACCGGAGCCGTGGCAGACGCTGGTGCTGGCGACGGCCGACGAGTTCTCGCGCGAGGACTCCTCCGCCTGGTCGACGATTCCGGTGGCTACCAGCGACCTGAAGGGGCCGAAGTCTTTCGGCTACAGCCCGGGGTGGGAGCAGCGGCTGGAGGATTGGCATCCGGACCTGCTGCATGTCCACGGGATATGGATGTATCCGTCTGTGGCTGCCCTGACGTGGCACCGGAGGACGAGGCGGCCCTATGTGATCTCGACCCACGGCATGCTGGACCCGTGGGCGGTGAGGAACTCGGGGTGGAAGAAGCAACTGGTGTCCCTGCTTTACGAGCGGAAGCACCTGGAGAATGCCACCTGCCTGCGAGCCCTGAATCTGCAGGAGGCCGCCGCGATGCGGTCGTTCGGTTTGAAGAACCCGGTATGCGTCATTCCGAATGGGGTCGATGCTCCGGAAGAGGGCAGCCCCGCGGAAGTGGAAGCGACTGCTGGGGCGAGGCACGGCAGCGGCGACCGGACCTGCCTGTTCCTGGGGCGCCTGCATGCGAAGAAGGGACTGCCGGGCCTGCTGCGCATGTGGGGGCGGGAACGGCCGGCGGGCTGGCGGTTGGTGGTGGCGGGCTGGGATCAGAACGGGCACGAGGCGGAGTTGCGGCGGTTGAGCGAGTCGCTGGGCATAGCGGACCGGGTGTCATTCGCGGGGCCGACGTTCGGTGCGGCCAAGGCAGCGGCCTTCCGCAACGCGGATGCATTTGTACTGCCGTCGTTCAGCGAGGGCCTGCCTGTGGCTGTGCTGGAGGCCTGGTCGTACGGTGTGCCCGTGGCCATGACGGACGAATGCAACCTGACGGAAGGCTTCGAAACCGGCGCGGCCGTGCGCATCACCACGGAAGGCGAAGGGCTGAAGCAACTGCTGGAGATGAGCGACGAGTCGCGGTCGCAGATGGGCGCGCGCGGCCGGGTGCTGGTGGAGCAGCGCTTCACGTGGCAGCGCGTGGCGCGGGAGATGGTGGGTGTCTATGAGTGGATTCTGGGCCGTGCCCCGCGGCCCGCGTGTGTGATGGACGCATAA
- a CDS encoding glycosyltransferase family 4 protein: MGKRRLAVLWSTFGPYHVARLWALNRVFELSAIQLYDRESLRGWQGQVQPEGLPVRTVFPGVAEGGVARGVVAGVWRALSEARPEVVLVPGYSNAAALTAAVWAKRNGAAAVLMSDSTEVDRGREGWKESVKGAIVRALFAGGFVAGKRAAAYVRTLAGAGFKMCYRYDVVDNDFFASGCERIRRLGDRAGQGLPQDYFLYVGRLSKEKNLIRLLAAFARYRLGGGQWELVIVGGGPDAKSLHEGVEQSEVADAVHFLGPRPAADLLPCYAWAQCFVLPSMSEPWGLVVNEAMAAGLPVIVSDRCGCVDDLVEPGGNGWLFNPEDVQALTEQLWAVTQLSPEERAAMGQRSREIIAEFTPDHFAEEVSKLICAEKLGY, from the coding sequence TTGGGTAAGCGGCGGCTGGCCGTGTTGTGGAGCACGTTCGGTCCCTACCACGTGGCCCGCTTGTGGGCGTTGAACCGGGTGTTCGAGCTGAGCGCGATTCAACTCTACGATCGCGAGAGCCTGCGCGGATGGCAGGGGCAGGTACAGCCCGAGGGGCTTCCGGTGCGGACGGTGTTTCCCGGAGTGGCGGAAGGCGGAGTGGCCCGCGGCGTGGTGGCCGGCGTGTGGCGCGCGCTTTCCGAAGCGAGGCCCGAAGTGGTGCTGGTGCCGGGCTACTCAAACGCGGCGGCCCTGACGGCGGCAGTGTGGGCCAAACGCAACGGCGCGGCGGCGGTGCTGATGAGCGACTCCACCGAAGTGGACCGGGGGCGTGAGGGCTGGAAAGAGAGTGTGAAAGGCGCGATCGTCCGTGCGTTGTTCGCGGGCGGATTTGTGGCCGGCAAGCGAGCCGCCGCCTATGTCCGGACCCTGGCCGGTGCGGGTTTCAAGATGTGTTACCGCTATGACGTTGTCGACAACGACTTCTTCGCCAGCGGGTGCGAGCGGATCCGGCGGCTGGGCGATCGGGCTGGGCAGGGCTTGCCGCAAGACTACTTTCTCTACGTCGGCCGGCTGTCGAAGGAGAAGAATCTCATCCGGCTGCTGGCGGCGTTTGCCCGGTACCGGTTGGGCGGCGGGCAGTGGGAGCTGGTGATTGTCGGCGGCGGTCCGGATGCGAAATCCCTGCACGAAGGGGTGGAGCAGTCGGAAGTTGCCGATGCGGTCCATTTCCTCGGCCCGCGTCCGGCTGCCGACCTGCTGCCCTGCTACGCATGGGCGCAGTGCTTCGTGCTGCCCAGCATGAGCGAGCCCTGGGGCCTGGTGGTGAACGAGGCCATGGCCGCCGGGTTGCCCGTGATCGTGTCGGACCGCTGCGGCTGTGTGGACGACCTGGTGGAGCCCGGCGGGAATGGCTGGCTCTTTAACCCCGAGGATGTACAGGCCCTGACTGAGCAGTTGTGGGCGGTGACGCAGTTGTCACCGGAAGAGCGGGCCGCCATGGGTCAGAGGTCGAGGGAGATTATTGCGGAGTTCACGCCGGATCACTTTGCGGAAGAGGTTTCGAAGCTGATATGCGCCGAAAAATTGGGGTACTGA
- a CDS encoding glycosyltransferase family 4 protein produces MIRTQSTEPCATAGAGRVRAPFVVAQLGARMHYAVPRILAAEGQLARLFTDICAVQGWPRLLKWLPNGVLPPGVRRLKGRIPRGVPHEQLTSFTGFGWEYVQKRRQARSAEQMTAAHLWAGARFNELVLRQGLGEARGVYTFNSAGLSVLESARQRGLRAVMEQTIAPTEVEARLMREEWTRHGQWGSGGFEENGLLREFGALEAAEWNAAQVIVCGSEFVREGIREAGGPWEKCVVVPYGVDCPPGRVRQKPRGPLRVLFVGTVGLRKGVPYLLAAAELFGADSCEFRLIGSIDVSADRLAGLPGHVQVLGSVPRAEMKRHWDWADVFVLPSLCEGSATVCYEALGAGLPVITTPNAGSVVRDGVDGFVVPVRDGNAIAGRLEKFMKHDGLLESMSKQALLRAQSFTVAKYGERLTEALLG; encoded by the coding sequence ATGATTCGAACGCAGAGTACGGAGCCGTGCGCGACGGCAGGCGCGGGCAGGGTGCGGGCTCCGTTTGTGGTCGCCCAGTTGGGTGCGAGGATGCACTATGCGGTGCCGCGCATCCTGGCGGCGGAAGGGCAACTGGCGCGGCTATTCACGGACATTTGCGCGGTGCAAGGCTGGCCGCGGCTACTGAAATGGCTGCCGAACGGCGTGCTGCCGCCGGGCGTCCGAAGGCTAAAGGGCCGGATTCCGCGCGGCGTGCCGCACGAGCAGTTGACCTCGTTTACCGGCTTTGGCTGGGAGTACGTCCAGAAGCGCAGGCAGGCACGAAGCGCGGAGCAGATGACCGCCGCACACCTGTGGGCCGGCGCGCGTTTCAACGAACTGGTGCTGCGGCAGGGGCTGGGTGAAGCCCGGGGTGTGTACACCTTCAACTCCGCTGGGTTGAGCGTGCTGGAGTCGGCGCGGCAGCGCGGCCTGCGAGCCGTGATGGAGCAGACGATTGCGCCGACGGAAGTGGAAGCGAGGCTCATGCGGGAAGAGTGGACACGGCACGGTCAATGGGGTTCCGGCGGCTTTGAGGAGAACGGGCTGCTGCGGGAATTTGGCGCCCTGGAAGCCGCCGAATGGAACGCCGCCCAGGTGATTGTGTGCGGCTCCGAATTTGTCAGGGAAGGGATCCGCGAAGCGGGCGGCCCGTGGGAGAAGTGCGTAGTTGTGCCTTACGGTGTGGATTGCCCGCCGGGCCGGGTGCGGCAGAAGCCGCGTGGCCCGCTGCGTGTGCTCTTCGTGGGGACCGTCGGGTTGAGGAAGGGAGTCCCCTATCTGCTGGCCGCCGCCGAACTGTTTGGCGCGGACAGTTGCGAGTTCCGTTTGATTGGCTCCATCGATGTCAGCGCCGACCGTCTTGCCGGCCTGCCGGGGCACGTGCAGGTGCTGGGTTCCGTGCCACGGGCGGAGATGAAGCGGCATTGGGATTGGGCCGATGTCTTTGTGCTGCCAAGCCTGTGCGAGGGGTCGGCCACGGTTTGCTATGAAGCGCTGGGCGCGGGGCTGCCGGTGATCACCACGCCGAACGCGGGCAGCGTGGTGCGGGATGGGGTGGACGGGTTTGTGGTGCCTGTGCGCGATGGCAACGCCATAGCGGGGCGGCTGGAGAAGTTCATGAAGCATGACGGATTGCTGGAATCGATGTCGAAGCAGGCCCTGCTGCGGGCGCAGAGTTTTACGGTGGCGAAATATGGAGAACGGCTGACGGAGGCCCTGCTTGGGTAA
- a CDS encoding glycosyltransferase, producing the protein MRILFLGYSLDGVRAPHHHMAALWFARNGHEVLCVQWGRESVPEWALQDGRIRYELVPKGGPLAVPRYLAAVRRALKEFRPAVLYVQGAQQTPMALWFALGHGERTTIYHTQDFVGPGQHLFYETFERLMARNSDWVISNDPGRGRALASIFRLNRMTEVIRTALPRWWPVPERDEAYRQELIEKSGLRGAEQPRLIVAGGPYSPGRMSPELLDALARMPLNYRVIFSGGDENDREGRQCAEHARRIGLEGRILQLPELTFEELLKLYAASDIGVLLYPNSGIGHFHQAPGRLTEYLRCGLAVIASNFPGFELLTLKYQLGEVADPYSPVEIASRITRIGGVPDAEMAARRARLAHVASTDLAYEAQADAVLTRLTQPAPGIAKGRAVLVDG; encoded by the coding sequence ATGCGGATCCTGTTTCTTGGTTACTCCCTGGATGGGGTGCGGGCGCCCCATCATCATATGGCCGCGCTCTGGTTTGCCAGAAACGGTCACGAAGTACTGTGTGTGCAGTGGGGCCGCGAAAGCGTTCCGGAGTGGGCCCTGCAGGACGGGCGGATCCGCTACGAACTGGTGCCGAAGGGCGGCCCGCTTGCGGTCCCCCGCTACCTGGCGGCTGTGCGGAGGGCGCTGAAGGAGTTCCGGCCGGCTGTCCTGTATGTGCAAGGCGCCCAGCAGACACCGATGGCGCTGTGGTTCGCGCTGGGGCACGGCGAGCGGACGACCATCTATCACACGCAGGATTTCGTCGGGCCGGGACAGCACCTGTTCTATGAGACGTTCGAGCGGCTGATGGCGCGCAACAGCGACTGGGTGATCAGCAACGATCCCGGACGCGGGCGGGCGCTGGCCAGCATCTTCCGGCTGAACCGCATGACCGAGGTGATCCGGACGGCGCTGCCCCGCTGGTGGCCCGTGCCCGAACGGGACGAAGCCTACCGCCAGGAGTTGATCGAGAAGTCCGGCCTGCGCGGCGCGGAGCAGCCGCGGTTGATTGTGGCGGGCGGGCCGTACAGCCCGGGGCGGATGTCTCCGGAATTGTTGGACGCCCTGGCTCGAATGCCGCTCAACTATCGCGTGATCTTCAGCGGAGGCGATGAGAACGACCGGGAGGGCCGGCAGTGCGCTGAGCACGCCCGGCGCATCGGGCTGGAGGGCCGGATCCTGCAGCTACCGGAGCTGACCTTTGAGGAGTTGCTGAAGCTCTATGCGGCCAGTGACATCGGTGTGCTGCTCTACCCCAACAGCGGCATCGGGCACTTTCACCAGGCGCCAGGCCGGCTGACAGAGTATCTGCGCTGCGGGCTGGCGGTGATCGCGAGCAATTTTCCGGGGTTTGAACTGCTCACCCTGAAATACCAATTGGGTGAGGTCGCGGATCCTTACAGCCCGGTGGAGATCGCGTCGCGGATCACGCGCATCGGCGGGGTGCCGGATGCGGAGATGGCGGCCCGGCGCGCTCGGTTGGCGCACGTGGCCAGCACCGACCTGGCGTATGAAGCACAGGCCGACGCGGTGTTGACCCGCCTGACGCAGCCGGCGCCGGGCATCGCGAAGGGGCGAGCCGTGTTGGTGGACGGCTAA
- a CDS encoding lipopolysaccharide biosynthesis protein, protein MQIAKAITGNLLSGILGRVVGSIGPLVVVPLMIRAWGMAVYGEWLIVTAIPAYIMMAPDFGLAGAVVNRMAFLTAQGDEQEAVYLYRSSWLVLLCAACTFVGIGWGVAWLVDWRIFGVKTLPHATATAVIGWSCMQIFVAQQGFLLSGIYRSAGQNPRWSLMVSIGSALSLAAGAAALTFGAMPLQCLLTQLATQFLWFCVLCRDSRRVMPAFTLSLHGVSFQRVRAYIVPGLGHAGMPLVNALQNQGVLLVLGVVLGSASVGAFQTMRVVVNGIKSILGQLSTAIAMEVPALLGQAKSQLIQRILVRNTQIGFLVVIPGILFMSAEGGRIFRWWLGPNAPYDAAVIAILLASLLPYVVGASFAVLLQAGNQIHFAILPLIGTALVSVAAVGLGGRIGGLTGAALGVVAWECCTAAMLAAITCSRFQHRFADYLSQWVDGRSFLRDVQNQVGRATRRLSAKPTNA, encoded by the coding sequence ATGCAGATCGCCAAGGCAATTACCGGGAATCTTCTCAGCGGCATCCTGGGCCGCGTGGTGGGTTCGATTGGTCCGTTAGTGGTGGTTCCCCTGATGATCCGCGCGTGGGGGATGGCCGTGTATGGAGAGTGGCTGATTGTGACGGCCATTCCGGCGTACATCATGATGGCTCCTGACTTTGGACTGGCCGGCGCGGTGGTGAACCGGATGGCGTTCCTGACCGCGCAAGGGGACGAGCAGGAGGCCGTGTACCTCTACCGCAGTTCGTGGCTGGTGCTGCTCTGCGCGGCCTGCACTTTCGTAGGCATCGGCTGGGGCGTGGCGTGGCTGGTGGATTGGCGCATCTTCGGCGTCAAGACGCTGCCGCACGCGACGGCAACGGCCGTCATCGGCTGGTCGTGCATGCAGATCTTCGTGGCGCAGCAGGGCTTCCTGCTATCGGGTATCTATCGCAGCGCCGGGCAGAATCCGCGCTGGAGCCTGATGGTCAGCATCGGCTCGGCGCTCAGCCTGGCGGCGGGCGCCGCTGCCCTGACGTTTGGCGCGATGCCGCTGCAGTGCCTGCTCACCCAGTTGGCAACGCAGTTCCTGTGGTTCTGTGTGTTGTGCCGCGACAGCCGGCGCGTGATGCCGGCGTTCACGTTGTCGCTGCATGGCGTGTCGTTCCAGCGAGTGCGGGCGTATATCGTCCCGGGACTGGGGCACGCGGGGATGCCGCTGGTGAACGCCCTGCAGAACCAGGGTGTGCTGCTGGTGCTGGGCGTGGTGCTGGGCTCCGCGTCGGTGGGCGCGTTTCAGACGATGCGCGTGGTGGTGAACGGGATCAAGAGCATCCTGGGGCAATTGTCGACGGCGATCGCCATGGAAGTGCCCGCCCTGCTGGGACAGGCGAAGAGCCAGCTGATCCAGCGGATCCTGGTGCGCAACACACAGATTGGCTTCCTAGTCGTGATTCCAGGCATTCTCTTCATGAGCGCGGAGGGCGGCCGGATCTTCCGCTGGTGGCTGGGGCCGAATGCTCCCTACGATGCGGCGGTGATCGCGATCCTGCTGGCATCGCTGCTGCCCTATGTGGTGGGCGCCTCCTTCGCGGTTCTGCTGCAGGCCGGCAATCAGATCCACTTCGCGATACTGCCCCTGATCGGCACTGCGCTGGTCTCGGTGGCCGCGGTGGGACTGGGCGGCCGCATCGGCGGCCTGACAGGCGCCGCACTGGGCGTTGTGGCCTGGGAATGCTGCACGGCCGCGATGCTGGCGGCGATCACCTGTTCGCGGTTTCAGCATCGCTTTGCCGACTACCTGAGCCAGTGGGTGGATGGCCGCAGTTTTCTGCGGGATGTTCAGAATCAGGTCGGGCGGGCCACCCGGCGCCTTTCCGCGAAGCCGACCAATGCGTAA